Genomic DNA from Azospirillum brasilense:
GCGGAATCGCCCGGTGGCTTCGACGATTGGCCGTACCCCCGCAGGTCGGTCAGCACCACGGTGAAGCGCTCGGCAAGCCGCGGCGCGACCCGGTTCCACAGGGCGTGGCACTGCGGAAACCCATGAAGCAGAAGGAGCGGCGGCCCCTCGCCGCCGACCAGCGTGTGGATCTCGGCGCCGTCGGTGGCGATGCGGTGGCGGGTGAACCCTTCGAACATGCGCGCCCTCCCCTATCCGTTTGAGTGTGGAGAACTGTCCTTCCGCATCGCGGGTCTTCGGAAACCCTAGGTGGGTTTCTCGCGTTTTTCAGGCGATTGTTTTCGACCTCAAGAGGAAAATGCCATGCGTAGCCTGAAGAAGCTCGTCCTTTTCGCCGCCCTGGGTGCCGCCCTGACCACCAGCCTCGCCGCCTGCAACACCGTCGAAGGCATGGGCCAGGACGTGCAGGCGGGCGGCCGCGCCATGGAGCGCTCGTCGGACAGCGTCCAGAAGAAGATGTGATCGCGCGGCGCGGACGCCCCGGAGCTTCGGCTCCGGGGTTTCGGCGCCCAGATCCTCGGCGCCTGAATCCTCAGCGCTGCATGCGCTTGATGGTGTTGGTCGTGCTCTGGCCGTCCACGAGGTCGGCCAGCACGACCTTGCCGCCGTAGCTCTGCACGAAGCCGGCGCCGACCACCGTGGCGACGGTGTAGTCCGCCCCCTTCACCAGCACGTCGGGCCGCAGGGCGCGGATCAACTCCTCCG
This window encodes:
- a CDS encoding entericidin A/B family lipoprotein, which encodes MRSLKKLVLFAALGAALTTSLAACNTVEGMGQDVQAGGRAMERSSDSVQKKM